In the Pseudomonas sp. ADAK2 genome, one interval contains:
- a CDS encoding minor capsid protein codes for MPTANQEQADSQLLEQTTRHSVMIERLKAGEVKKFEKYLRKIDALVREQLTRKELTTYSRDRLEQFLARVDGKLLEIYKAFGDVVQADLVDIALYESTFEANSLSHAMSIDAVVPANAVIRAAVFSYPLQVKGLDGGKLLKSFLSGWTRTETMRVTNTIRLGFGQGQTNAQIIQAVRGTAAQNFTDGILAVSNRNAASVVQTAIQHVATTARMETLKANSDVVLGYYWLSTLDRKTSQQCKGLDGMRFDLGKGPLPPAHINCRSTTVPITRLSEMFSKGATRASVGNTGGGQVDASMNYYEWLATQPASFQDHALGPVRGKLFRDGGLTPEKFAMLQLDKKFKPLTLAELKVIEPDMFTRAGVTLGAPPG; via the coding sequence ATGCCAACAGCAAACCAGGAACAGGCCGACAGCCAGCTACTGGAGCAGACGACCCGTCACTCAGTGATGATCGAGCGGCTTAAGGCCGGCGAGGTCAAGAAGTTCGAGAAGTACTTGCGCAAAATCGACGCCCTGGTGCGGGAGCAACTGACGCGCAAGGAGTTGACGACCTACAGTCGTGATCGCCTTGAGCAGTTCCTTGCCCGGGTCGACGGCAAGTTGCTGGAGATCTACAAGGCCTTCGGCGATGTGGTGCAGGCCGATCTGGTGGATATCGCGCTGTATGAGTCGACCTTCGAGGCCAACAGCCTCAGTCATGCGATGTCGATTGATGCCGTAGTCCCGGCCAACGCCGTGATTCGCGCCGCGGTGTTCTCGTACCCGCTTCAGGTCAAAGGGTTGGACGGCGGCAAGCTGTTGAAAAGCTTCCTCAGCGGCTGGACCAGAACTGAAACAATGCGGGTGACGAACACGATCCGGCTCGGCTTCGGCCAAGGCCAGACGAACGCCCAGATCATTCAGGCCGTACGCGGCACCGCGGCGCAGAATTTCACCGACGGCATTCTCGCCGTGAGCAACCGTAACGCGGCGTCAGTCGTGCAGACGGCCATCCAGCACGTTGCGACCACTGCGCGCATGGAAACCCTCAAGGCCAACAGCGACGTGGTGCTGGGTTATTACTGGTTGTCGACGCTGGACCGCAAGACCTCTCAGCAGTGTAAAGGCCTAGACGGCATGCGCTTCGACCTGGGCAAAGGGCCGTTGCCGCCGGCCCACATTAACTGTCGATCCACAACGGTACCAATAACGAGGCTGTCTGAGATGTTCTCAAAAGGCGCCACGCGAGCATCGGTGGGCAATACTGGCGGTGGCCAGGTCGATGCAAGCATGAACTATTACGAGTGGCTGGCGACGCAGCCGGCGAGCTTCCAGGATCATGCGCTCGGACCGGTGCGAGGCAAGCTGTTTCGCGATGGCGGCCTGACTCCAGAGAAGTTCGCCATGCTGCAGCTCGACAAGAAGTTCAAGCCGCTGACCTTGGCCGAACTGAAGGTCATTGAGCCTGACATGTTCACCCGGGCAGGCGTTACACTCGGTGCTCCACCAGGTTGA